In Streptococcus parauberis NCFD 2020, the sequence TAGTTGACTTGCAAGTCAGTATATTTCAAAAGATAATTTAAGACGTTTTGAGCATCCGCATCTTTTTTCAATTCAATAGCAATCCGTAATCCAGTACGGTCTGACTCATCACGAACTTCAACAATTCCTGGAACTTTATTGTTGACACGGACATCATCAATTTTCTTAACTAAAACAGATTTATTAATTTCATAAGGGATTTCTGTCACAACAATCTGTTGTTTACCACCTTTAAGTGTTTCAAATTCTGTTTTCGAGCGGACAATAACACGTCCTTTACCAGTTTCATAGGCTTTTTTAATTTCCTCTGCACCTTGAATGATTCCTCCAGTAGGAAAATCAGGACCAGGTAAAAATTCCATCAGCTTGTCGAGTGATGCTTTAGGATGGTCAATCATGTAAACGACAGCGTCTATGACTTCAGCTAAGTTATGTGGTGGAATATCCGTTGCATACCCCGCTGAGATACCAGTTGCACCATTGACCAAAAGGTTAGGGAAAGCGGCTGGTAAAACAGTTGGTTCTTTTTCGGTGTCATCAAAGTTCCAAGCAAAAGGAACTGTTTTTTTCTCAATATCTTGTAAGAGATAGCCAGAGATTTCGGATAGGCGAGCCTCTGTATAACGCATTGCGGCAGGTGGATCACCATCCATGGAACCATTGTTACCATGCATTTCAACAAGGGTTTCTCGATTCTTCCAGTCTTGAGACATCCGAACCATGGCATCATAAATAGAACTGTCACCATGGGGGTGAAAGTTACCCATGATATTTCCGACAGATTTTGCTGATTTACGGTAACCTTTCTCAAAGGTATTGCCGTCCTTGTTCATTGAATAAAGGATACGACGTTGAACAGGTTTCAAGCCATCCCGAATATCAGGAAGAGCCCTCTCCTGAATAATATATTTGGAATAACGCCCAAAGCGTTCTCCCATAATGTCCTCTAAGGACATGTTTTGTACGTTTGACATAAATTAAGATACCAAGCCCGTCAGTTGCCAAGTAAAAATAGGAAATCGCCAGTTCATCCTGATGAGCTAGGAGATTTATCTTTTTTACACAGCAACTAGGGCGGGTTCAATTCCTTTCTTTTGTTTTGAAAAGAGTATTGTATTTTGAAAGGATTATACTGAACAGAGGGGTTTAGCCTTTGTTCAATTCCTTTCTGTAAATTTGAAAAGAGGTTGAATGGTTATTAATTAGAATCTGATCTCACCAAAGGGTGGATTCAATTTCATTTGTGGTGAAAAGAGCATTTTTATTTCTATCTGAATTTGAGATAATTCATGCTATTAAACATCCAAAACTGAATTCTCTTCCAAAGTAAATTTAACATTGTCTTCAATCCATTGGCGGCGTGGTGCTGCTTTATCCCCCATGAGGACGGATACTCTGCGCTCTGCACGCGCTAGGTCATCGATTGTGACACGAATCAAAGTTCTTGTTTCAGGATCCATAGTTGTTTCCCAAAGTTGATCGGCATTCATTTCACCAAGTCCTTTGTATCGTTGAAGCATGGCTCCTTTGCCAAATTCTTTACGAAGATCATCTAATTCACCATCGGTCCAAGCATAGGCAATCTTCTCTGATTTTCCTTTGCCCTTAGACATTTTATAGAATGGTGGTAAGGCAATATAGACGTGGCCTTCTTCAACAAGCGGACGCATGTAACGATAAAAGAAAGTTAATAGGAGGGTCTGAATATGGGCACCATCGGTATCGGCATCGGTCATGATGATGACTTTGTCATAGTTAATATCCTCAATAGAAAAATCAGCACCAACTCCAGCTCCAATAGTATGAATCATGGTATTGATTTCTTCATTCTTGAGAATATCAGCCATTTTCGCTTTTTCTGTATTTAAGACTTTACCACGGAGCGGCAAGATAGCTTGGAACTTACGATCACGACCTTGTTTAGCTGAACCTCCGGCAGAATCCCCTTCGACCAAATACAATTCGTTTTTCTTTGGATTCTTAGATTGGGCAGGCGTTAACTTACCAGATAAAAGCCCCTTGTCCTTCTTGTTCTTCTTGCCGTTTCGTGATTCATCACGCGCTTTACGGGCAGCTTCACGAGCATCTCTTGCTTTAATCGCTTTGCGGATAAGATTGGAAGCCAGTTCACCATTTTCCAACAGGAAGTAAGTTAACTTGTCTGATACAATCCCATCAACTACAGGCCTAGCCAATGGCGAGCCAAGTTTATCTTTGGTTTGTCCCTCAAATTGCAAGTGCTGCTCTGGAACAAGAATTGAAAGAACGGCAGATAGTCCTTCGCGGTAATCTGAGCCTTCCAAGTTTTTATCTTTTTCTTTGAGTAAATTAGTCTTTCTGGCATAATCATTCATTACTTTAGTAATGGCTGCTTTTAAACCAGTTTCATGGCTACCACCATCTTTTGTACGAACGTTATTGACAAAAGATAAGATATTATCAGAGAACCCATCGTTGTACTGAAGAGCAACTTGAACTTGAAATTCTTGATCTTGCCCTTCAATATAGATAACCGGTGTTAAGGTTTCTTTATCTTCATTCAAATACTCAACAAAGTCCTGCACACCATTTTCATAATGGAATTCTTCAACAACTGGTTCATCACCCCGCAAGTCTGTCAGCGTCATTTTCACATCTTTAAGAAGGAAAGCTGACTCTTTTAGACGTTCAGCAATCGTATTAAACTTAAAGTCGATGGACGAAAAGATGGTTTCATCAGGCATAAAAGTAACTGTTGTACCAGTTTTTGATTTTGGAGCAGTCCCAATTTTTTTAAGGGTAGAAACTGGTTTCCCACCATTTTCAAATCGTTGTCGATAAACTACGCCATCTCGAGTGATATCAACTTGTAACCAAGCTGACAAAGCATTTACTACCGAAGAACCTACACCATGTAGTCCGCCTGAAGTTTTGTAGCCACCTTGTCCAAATTTACCACCCGCATGCAAGACAGTAAAGATAACTTGGACAGTTGGAATCCCCATGGCATGTTTACCAGTTGGCATACCACGTCCACTATCTTCAACACTAACAGAGCCGTCTTTGTTAATGGTAACTTTAATAGCATTACCAAATCCCGAGAGAGCTTCATCGACAGCATTGTCGACAATCTCCCATATTAAATGATGAAGCCCAGTACCATCAGTTGAACCGATGTACATCCCTGGACGTTTTCTTACAGCATCCAAGCCTTCTAAGACTTGAATGGCATCATCATTATAATTATTTATAGTTATTTCTTTTTTAGCCAATTCTGACCTCCAGATTTTTTCATCTTTCTTATCTTACAAGTTTTTTTAAGATTTTGCAAAGTTATTTTTTTCTTTCCTAAAAAATTTCCTAAAATAGTCGCACAATTATCCTTTATGGTATAATATGGCTATGACTTTACTATTATTAATTATTATTGCCTATTTCTTGGGATCAATCCCTACTGGTTTATGGATTGGCCAACGTTTCTTTGGTATCAATTTACGTGAACATGGTTCAGGAAATACCGGCACAACCAATACTTTTCGAATTTTAGGAGTTAAGGCTGGTCTTGCGACTCTAGCAGTTGATGTGCTTAAAGGAACTCTCGCAACTTTATTACCTGTCTTAATTGGATATACAGCAATCTCACCACTTGTCATCGGCTTCTTTGCGGTCCTTGGCCATACTTTTCCAGTCTTTGCAAAATTTAAAGGTGGTAAGGCTGTTGCAACAAGCGCAGGCGTTTTACTTGGCTATGCACCACTTTACTTTATCTTCTTAGTCCTTGCATTTGTGATTATCCTCTATCTCTTTAGTATGATTTCACTATCAAGTATTTCTGTAGCTATTATTGCTGTAATTAGTGTCTTAACTTTTCCAGCTATGCATTTTCTATTACCAAGCTACAATACCTTTTTAGTTGTCATTGTCTGCTTACTAGCAGCAATTATTATCTACCGTCATAAAGACAACATCCAACGGATTCGGCAAAAAGAAGAGAATTTAGTCCCATGGGGGCTCAACCTCAGCAAACAAAAACAAGATTAAAGCAGAGCAATTAGCTCTGCTTTTTCTTATTCAGCTTCTTGATAGACCACTTGTCCTTTACAGATTGTGTATTTAACTTTACCGACTAGTTCTTCACCGACAAATGGTGAGTTACTGGCTTTTGAAGCAAAGTTTTCAGTGATTCGTCGTTTTTCCTTATCAGCGAAAATAACCAAGTCTGCAGGGCCATTCTCCGCCACATAACCAGCTTCGAAAGAATAAAGTGATGCTGGATTAATGGTCATTTTAGCTAAGAAATCCATTAATGACAAATGGCCGGTTTCAACCAAGTGGGTTAACCCTAATGAAAGTGATGTTTCGAGGCCAGTCATTCCTGAAGGTGCTTCCCATATTTTGTCGACAGCCTTCTCATCTCGGTGATGAGGCGCGTGGTCTGTGGCAATAACAGAAATCACACCCGACTTAAGCCCTTCAATTACTGCTTGACGGTCACTCTCAAGACGCAATGGCGGATTCATCTTAGCATTAGCCCCTGCAGTCAGCAAAAGCTCTTCCGTTTTTGAGAAGTGCTGAGGCGCCACTTCAGCCGTCACATTGGCGCCAATGGCTTGCGCAAATTCAACCACTTTGACTGATTCGGCTTTTGACAGATGTTGGATATGAACGTGTGCTTTACTGTCGTAAGCAATCATCACATCTCTGGCAATCATACTGTACTCTGCAACCCCAGTGGCACCACAAAAATGATAGTGTTGTTGAGCTATATTTTCGTTAAACCCAAGAACGCCATTCAAAGCAGGATCTTCTTCATGCAGAGCAATGAAGGTATTATTTTCACGGGCTAAGTCAAAAGCTTCTTTTAAAACTTTTGAACTTTCTAAAGGGATGCCATCATCTGAAAAAGAGACTGCACCAGAAGCCAGTAAGCCTTTAAAATCAGTCAAGTTTTTGCCATCAAAATTGGTCGTTACGGAAGCATTTGTATAAATGTTAATCTTTTCTTTGGCAGCACTAGCTAGCACTTCTTCCAAGACCTCAACAGTTGAAATGGCCGGATTGGTATTAGCCATCATTACTACCGATGTTACACCTCCAGCTGCCGCAGCAAGGGCACCCGTATGAATATCTTCCTTGTGGGTTTGACCAGGTTGTCGAAAATGAACGTGAATGTCAACCAAACCAGGTGCAACAATATAACCTGAAGCATCTATGACTTCAGCCCCTGCTTTTTCAATTGATTCAGCAATCTCAACAATTTTATCGTCTTCAATCAAGATATCAACTTGCCCATCAAAATCTGATTTAGGGTCAACTAATCTACCATTTTTTATTAATAACATCTCTACTCCTCTAAAAAACTTACAACTAAGCTAACCAATCAATAGGCTTAATGCCATGATCTTCCAAAAAAGTATTGGTCTGTGAGAATGGTTTACTACCAAAAAATCCCCTATATGATGATAATGGACTTGGGTGTGCACTTTCAATAACTAAATGTATTGGATTGGTAATTAATTTTTTCTTCTTGCGAGCATAGCCACCCCAGAGGATAAAAACAACAGGGCTTTCTTTTTCATTTAAAACTTTAATAACGGCATCTGTAAAGGGTTCCCAAATTTGTCCTGCATGAGCGTTAGCTTGGTGTTCAGGAACAGTTAGGCATGCATTCAGAAGCAGAACACCTTCTTTTGCCCAAGGAGTTAAGTCATGATGGTCACGATGCCCAATGTCGGTCGCCAATTCTTTTAAAATATTTTGCAAAGATGGTGGCGCAGCGATTTCCTCCGGAACAGAAAAAGAAAGGCCTTGAGCTTGATTGGGTCCATGATAGGGATCTTGACCAAGAATTAATACCTTGGTTTGGTCATATGGTGTTGCTCTCAGTGCATTAAAAACTTTTTTACGGGGTGGATAGATAACTCCTTGACTATAAACCTTATCCAGAAAATGATTAATCTCTGAAAAATAGTGCGCTGGTAAATGGGCTTTAATTGGCTCTTGCCATCCTGAATCTTTCATAAACACCGACCTTTCAAACTTTCTATTAGTCACATTTTACCACAAATCTGATAGAAAACCCCTTGAATTCAAAAATTCAAGAGGAATAATCGGTTTTTCTTAATATGCTAGTTTTTCTTCAATCACAGCCTGTGATTTTTCCAAAACGATTGTAATTCCCCAATAGATCAAAGCAACTAGAATATACATAGACATGTAGTCCCATTCACGACTACCAATGATTTTAGCATTCTGAAAAATGTCCGGTACCGTAATCATCGCTGTCAATGAAGAGCTCTTGACCATATCAATGATGACATTACCAAGTGATGGCACAGCAATCCGAAAAGCTTGTGGCAAAATAACTTGTTTGACGATACTAGCATAAGGTAAGCCTAAAGCACGCGCAGCCTCCCATTGACCAAAATCGACCGCTTCAATTGAGCCTCGGAACACCTCGGCCATATAAGCAGCGCTGACCATGGTAAAGCCAATCAAAGCGCATAAGAGTGCTGGTAATTGAAAACCGTAATAAGGTAGCCCAAAATAGAGGACAAAGAGAACCACAATCATTGGTACTCCCCGCATAAAGGAAACGTAAAATTTAATCAGCTGTCTTAGCCAAGTTTGTTTAGATCTGCCTAGGAGAGCTAATATCAACCCTAAAAATAATCCTGAGGTAAAACTTAATAGAGAGATTCCTAAAGTATAAGGAAGGCCACCTAAGACATAACCTAAGCTTTTCCAAATTAATTCTAAATTGATCAATCATGCTACCTCTCTTTACCTATTACTCAACATCTTTAGTGTCAATTACAGGAATCTTTTTATCTCTACCAAATGGTACTGTTAAGTCTTGACCACCATAGTAAGTTTCAGATATCTTTTTCAAGCTACCATCTTTTTTCATGGCTTTAATAGTCTTGTTGATTTCTTTTAATAGACTATCATCATTTTTACTCATAACAATCCCTTGTTCAGTTGGATTATATTGAACATCAGCCATTTTTATATTCATTTTTGGATTTTGTGACTTCATAAAATCAACAAACAATTTTTGAGCAGGGTAATCATTTGGAATAAAGTCTGTACGTCCATTAGCCACATCATTTAAGTAAACATCATTGGAAACATTGTCATAGGAAACTAGTTTTGCACCAAGTTTCTTAGCAATTTTCATTGATTCTGTTCCTTCAGCACCAGCAGCTTTTTTGCCTTTCCAGTCACTCAAGTCTTTCTTGGAAATACCTGAAGTACCATCTGCACGAACAATTAATCCACCAACCCCATATTTATAAGGTTCAGACATATTGTATTTAGTAGTACGTTTTTTTGTGACATCAAAGTTATTGATTGATAAATCAACACGACCACTGTCTAGAGATGTAAACGCTTGATCAAAACCAGTTTCAACAAATTTAACCTTAACATGAAGACGTTTAGCAACTTCTTTCATCATGTCAACTTCATAACCAACTAGTTCATTTTTATCATTCATATATGAAGTTGGTTGGTAAGTTTTAGGGGTACCAACGGTAATAACGCCTTTTTTCTCAATCTTATCCCAAGAACTTGTTTGAGAAGATGTATTTGAAGAGCAAGCTGACAAAGTCAAAGCAGCAAGTCCTAGTCCAACTAATGCATAGTGTCTTTTCATTAAAAGAGACTCCTTTTCTTTAATAAAATTAGTATAGCACTGTCAGTTTAAATATAAAATGATAATGCTTACAAAAAAGAGAAGCTATCCTATAATAGACTTCCCTTTTTAAACATGTATTATATAAAAATAAGATTATAACATTAATTTTCCATTATCTTCGAAGAGTTGTGCTACTTGCAAAAGAAGATCTTCTCTTCCTTTAGCAGCCATGAATTGTATACCCAATGGTAATTCTGACTTGGTTTGGTGCGTTGGTAAATTAATTGCTGGTTGCCCAGTCAGATTCGCTAGGGGGGTATAAGGATTCAAAGCAAGGCCTGGTCTAAACATTTCTGTCACCAATTGCATCTGCTCAGCAGGCATAAACTTTTCAGCATTGGCCAATTTTTCCAACAATTGAGGACTAGGATTAATTTGACCATGTTTGGGCGCAACATCATGAGTTGTCGGCGTGAGCAAGAGATCATAAGTCTTATGAAAAACGTCCATAATAGCACTGTAGTTATCCCAAACATGCATCATGGCTGTGTAATCTTTAGCCAAAATCATTTGTCCACTTTGATAGATAGCCCAAGTCATCGGCTCCATATCAGCCTTAATAACTGGACGACCCAAAAATTTCTCAATTCCTGCAAACATACTCGCCGTCTCAACTGAATTCATCACATAATAATGAGAAATCAATTCTTTCATATCAATTGGCGCAGACTCTAGTTCCACAACCTCATATCCTTTGTCTTTAAGAAATTGCACAGCATTAAGCACAGCTTGCTTCGCCTCAGAACCAAGATCAGTACCATCAGGATTCTTAGTCAAATAGGCCACCTTCATATGTGGTAATTGACTATCAAACAGCTCTTCCTTTGTCAGAATTGGCAAGGGAAATGGACTCTCCAACTGACAATCTTGCAAGTAGTACAATAAATTTCTCGTATCGCGAACAGATTTAGTAATGGCAAACTGGACCGCTGCCCCCTGCCATCTACGGTAAGGATTGGGACCAGATGGAATTCGTCCACGTGATGTTTTCAAGCCAATCAAACCATTAAATGAAGCTGGAATCCGAATTGAGCCACCACCGTCACTTGCTGGTGAGATAACTGTTATGCCGGCCGAAATTAAAGCTGCCGCAGCTCCTGATGAACCACCTGCATTACGGCTTTTATCGAAAGGTAAATTAACAATGCCAAAAGTCCGACTATCAGAGATATTTTTAAAGCCATATTCTGGTGTATTGGTTTTACCTAATATAATAAAGCCTAAATCTTCTAAAGCCTGAACATAATAGTCTGTCTTACTTGCAATAGTGTCTTTAAACAAAATTGAACCTGAACCAGATAATTCATCTTTCATATCCATCCCTAAGTCTTTTAAGTAAATTGGGACACCAGCAAAGGGTTTATCTGTAAAGTCACGTTTATCAGCCTCTTTCAAAGCCTTTTCATACCTAGTCGAAATGATGGCATTAATGTCTGGATTCAATGCATTTGCTTTTCTAATAGTGTCCATTACTAATTCTTTAGGACTAACTTGTCCAGCTCGCACGGCCTCAGCCATAGCAGTTGCATCTTTAAATTCCATGTTTTAGTATTCTCCTACTAATTTAACTTTCTGACTATCTAGAATATGACCCTCAATAGCATTCATGAGGTGATTTAAATAAAAGCCATTTTCTAACTCTAAAACTGAATCCAAGGCATAGACCACCAAATGATAGTCATGATCCTTATCAGGTGGTTTGGGGCCAATATACTGTTGGTCGATTGTCTTCACTTCAGCAGAGAAAAAATTGCTAACTAATGAATTTTTTCCTTCCAAATGCTCCTTATTCTCAAGAGAAAAATTTCTAGCAATAGTGCACTGGTCGGTTTTAACATTGGCAACTAACCAATGGATGTAAGGAAAACCACAAACAGGAACGGCATCATAATCAATTAAAGTCCAGGCCAGTGATTTTGTTCCATTTGGTAGCTCCTCTATAGAGAAAGGAAAGGATGTAACAGCCATTCCAAATTCTGTTACTTGGGCATTTTTAGCATAGTCATCTGGGATAATTAAATTATTAAATGGAAAATTTACTTTCATTCTTAAGTCCTCAATCCTTTAAAGAAAATCTAGTCATTATACTGGAATTGGTTCACTATAGACCATTTGGTCATTTAAATCAAAATAAGTACAGGTTTTTACTAACAAGTCAACATCCCACTTATAGATACCTGCATCAGCAGTATCTTTACAAAAAGTTGGAAAATCTGTTTGACCAGATTGGTGCAATTTTAACTGTTGCATAAAATAATCTTTATCTAAATTTTCAGCAACCGCTTCAACTTGAAAGGCTGCCATTGCCACTTGATTACCATCTTTATCATTATAAATAGCTTTCCCATCTTTAATGTTAACAGTATTGCTAACCATTCCTAGATCTAGAAAAGCTTGTACCAACATTGGAAAATTACGGCCGCCAAATTCCTCTTGAGCCTTTGTTATAGCATCTTTAGTTATCATTTCCTCTCTCCTTTATTACGTCAGTTATACCATAAAAGAAGATAAATCACCATTACTTAACACGGTCTAAAATTAGCATCAGTTTTCAGAAAAAGATGGGTTATCAGATTTTAAAGCGTTCCAGTAATAAGCTGCTTCCTGATAGCCTTGATGTTCATACATATCCCGATTTTCTTCTTCGGAAACAAGGATTAATTTTTTGAAATATTGGGCAGCAGTTCTCTGTAAAGCAGAACCAATTCCTTTACCACGGTAGTCTTCAATCAAAGAAAAATCATCGATCTCTATATATTCTCCATATTCCCAAGCAGTCACATCCCCAACTAATTTTTCACCATCTTTAGCAACATAGATTCGAGACCCTTTTTCAGGCAAATGCATGCGATTGTATACTAGCATCTGCTTAGCAAAATCTTCACCATAAACCAAACTTTGTTGGTATTTCAAATCAAGATAGTCAGAAAAATCTGAAGCATGTAATTCCTCAATGGTAATTGATCCAATATCTTTTTGACTAAGTTTTAAATTACTAAACTGATTTGTAAATATAATATGTCGCGAAAACTTAAAGCCCTCTTTCTCCAAGTACTCTTTAATCTCTAAATCAGGGTAATAATTCTCTGGAAAATTAAACATAATATATTTGTGCGGGTAATTAATTTGCTCCTCTTTTATATAGTCAATATCTTTAGCCAACTCCTCAATATTTGGGACAAGCTTATAATCTATATAGTTGGAATAATAACGTTCAGAAAGAATATCATCCTTCATGTGAGTAAAACGGTCAGTATCTAGATATGGCATCTTATTTGTATTTAAAAGTTCTTTATATCCCATTGTTCAGAATCTCCTTCAATTTACATTGTCACATCTAATTATAACACTCTCCAACAAAAAAAAGCAGGAAGCACCTGCCCTTTTACTTATTTATGCCAATTTTCTTGGTCCTCTTTAAATTTCTTTAAGAGCTGTAAACCGTCAGCATCAATGTAGCCTTTAACTTTAGCCACTCTAATTAACTCTGAGTAATTAGACAAAGTAATTAACTCGATCCCAGCCTCTTTGAAACTAGCTGTTGCTTTTGGAAGTTGATAAGTGAAGATAGCAACAACTCCTAGGACTTCTGCTCCTTCCCAAATAGCTGCCGCAGCCGCATCTAATACCGATCCGCCAGTTGAAATTAAATCTTCAATGATAACCATTTTTTGACCAGGCAAGACACGTCCTTCAATTTGATTACCAGCTCCGTGATCTTTTGGCTTACTACGAATGTAAGCAAAAGGTAAGTTCATTTTATCAGCAATAATAGCACCATGAGGAATACCAGCTGTTGCTGTACCAGCAATCACTTCAACCTCTGGATAATGCGCTTTAATTGTTTCAACAAAGCCATTTTCAATGATGGTACGTGTTTCAGGGTATGATAAGGTAATTCTATTGTCTGTGTATATGGGGGATTTGATACCAGAAGCCCAAGTAAATGGATCTTCAGGTTTTAAATAAACAGCTTTAATATCAAGTAATTCAGCAGCAATTTGAGATGATAATGGCATAATAGGCTCCTTTGGTGTTATATAGGGTAAATAAATTTCTTAAGCATTCCATTCAGCTTTAATGGCATGGTATGAGGCCACAGGATCGTCTGCAAGCGTGATTGGACGACCAACAACAATATAGTCACTACCAATTGTTTTAGCTTGACTAGGTGTCATAATACGCTTCTGGTCACCAATATCAGAACCAGTTGGACGAATGCCAGGGGTTAAACAAACAAAGTTATCTGGCGTTACTTCTTTAATTGCTTCAACTTCATGTGCTGAACAAACGACACCGTCTAATCCAGCAATTACAGTCCGTTTAGCATAATGTAAAACAGATTCTAGAAGTGTCGATTGAATGTTCTGATCTTCACGCATCATTTCTTCACTGGTTGACGTTAATTGTGTCACTGCAATCAAGATTGGACCTTGACCTAAGCCCTTACGCGCAGCTTGGAGCATTTCAACACCACCAGCAGCTTGGACGGTTGTCATATCAATCCCCATTTTTGACAGAACTTCCATTGTCGACATAACGGTGTTAGGAATATCGTGCAATTTCAAATCAAGAAAGACGCTGTGACCAAGCGCCTTCACATAGCGAACAATTTCAGGACCTACGGCGTAGTAGAGTTCCATCCCTATTTTGACATAAAGCTTTTCTTCTTTGGGAAATAAACCTAAAAAAGATTTCATTTCTTCAAATGACGGGAAATCAAGAGCAATAATCGGACGTTCTTCGTGCATGGAGTTTTCCTTTCTGGGCTATCCATTTTAGGGATAAAAAAACCTTACTTCCAAAGAAGCAAGGTTACCGAAAAGTTGGCGTGCAAATACACCCCTTTTTGTCATGTAACCTTAGGAGCCTCTCTGGACTTTTTTAAAGGTATCAAATTTTCTCCTTATTATATCTTTTTTTAATTAGACTGTCAAAGCTTTTTCAAAGGCAAAACTGGAATTTGCTTAAAATCTGAACAATAAAAAAGCCTATCTTAAAGATAAGCTTTATTTTAATAATTGTTCATTTGCACTAAGTGCCTCCGGTGAGGAATGTTTTGGCCCTTGATAATGCTTAATAAAAGCATCTTCTTCAATGTTGACCATTTTAATATGTTCATACAAAACAGGAGGAACGGGCACTTCTTTGAGTGACATCACAATGATTTTCAAAGATGAAAAGACATCAATTAAGACACCAAAAACACGAATTCTTTTATCTCCAAGGATTGCTTGAAAAACATCTTTATTTTGGCAAAGTTCAACTAGATTCTCAAGACCACGAATCCAAGTATCTACAATTTGCAAAGTCTTGTTCATTAATTTGAATGCTTTCTCTTCATACCAAAACGTTGATTCAATTAAACGTTGCTGATAATCCAATTGATTAATTGCAGAAACAATTTCACCCAACTCAGATTGAACAGATTGAGCCGAAAACTCGCCACCTAAAATAGACGGCGTCCTTTCCACTAATTGGAGTTCATCTTTAAACAGTGTCAAATAATGAATACTGACCAATAATTTTTGAATTAAAACTTTATGACTACTTTGTTCAGTACGACT encodes:
- the parE gene encoding DNA topoisomerase IV subunit B yields the protein MAKKEITINNYNDDAIQVLEGLDAVRKRPGMYIGSTDGTGLHHLIWEIVDNAVDEALSGFGNAIKVTINKDGSVSVEDSGRGMPTGKHAMGIPTVQVIFTVLHAGGKFGQGGYKTSGGLHGVGSSVVNALSAWLQVDITRDGVVYRQRFENGGKPVSTLKKIGTAPKSKTGTTVTFMPDETIFSSIDFKFNTIAERLKESAFLLKDVKMTLTDLRGDEPVVEEFHYENGVQDFVEYLNEDKETLTPVIYIEGQDQEFQVQVALQYNDGFSDNILSFVNNVRTKDGGSHETGLKAAITKVMNDYARKTNLLKEKDKNLEGSDYREGLSAVLSILVPEQHLQFEGQTKDKLGSPLARPVVDGIVSDKLTYFLLENGELASNLIRKAIKARDAREAARKARDESRNGKKNKKDKGLLSGKLTPAQSKNPKKNELYLVEGDSAGGSAKQGRDRKFQAILPLRGKVLNTEKAKMADILKNEEINTMIHTIGAGVGADFSIEDINYDKVIIMTDADTDGAHIQTLLLTFFYRYMRPLVEEGHVYIALPPFYKMSKGKGKSEKIAYAWTDGELDDLRKEFGKGAMLQRYKGLGEMNADQLWETTMDPETRTLIRVTIDDLARAERRVSVLMGDKAAPRRQWIEDNVKFTLEENSVLDV
- the plsY gene encoding glycerol-3-phosphate 1-O-acyltransferase PlsY — encoded protein: MTLLLLIIIAYFLGSIPTGLWIGQRFFGINLREHGSGNTGTTNTFRILGVKAGLATLAVDVLKGTLATLLPVLIGYTAISPLVIGFFAVLGHTFPVFAKFKGGKAVATSAGVLLGYAPLYFIFLVLAFVIILYLFSMISLSSISVAIIAVISVLTFPAMHFLLPSYNTFLVVIVCLLAAIIIYRHKDNIQRIRQKEENLVPWGLNLSKQKQD
- a CDS encoding dihydroorotase, whose translation is MLLIKNGRLVDPKSDFDGQVDILIEDDKIVEIAESIEKAGAEVIDASGYIVAPGLVDIHVHFRQPGQTHKEDIHTGALAAAAGGVTSVVMMANTNPAISTVEVLEEVLASAAKEKINIYTNASVTTNFDGKNLTDFKGLLASGAVSFSDDGIPLESSKVLKEAFDLARENNTFIALHEEDPALNGVLGFNENIAQQHYHFCGATGVAEYSMIARDVMIAYDSKAHVHIQHLSKAESVKVVEFAQAIGANVTAEVAPQHFSKTEELLLTAGANAKMNPPLRLESDRQAVIEGLKSGVISVIATDHAPHHRDEKAVDKIWEAPSGMTGLETSLSLGLTHLVETGHLSLMDFLAKMTINPASLYSFEAGYVAENGPADLVIFADKEKRRITENFASKASNSPFVGEELVGKVKYTICKGQVVYQEAE
- a CDS encoding uracil-DNA glycosylase, whose protein sequence is MKDSGWQEPIKAHLPAHYFSEINHFLDKVYSQGVIYPPRKKVFNALRATPYDQTKVLILGQDPYHGPNQAQGLSFSVPEEIAAPPSLQNILKELATDIGHRDHHDLTPWAKEGVLLLNACLTVPEHQANAHAGQIWEPFTDAVIKVLNEKESPVVFILWGGYARKKKKLITNPIHLVIESAHPSPLSSYRGFFGSKPFSQTNTFLEDHGIKPIDWLA
- a CDS encoding amino acid ABC transporter permease codes for the protein MINLELIWKSLGYVLGGLPYTLGISLLSFTSGLFLGLILALLGRSKQTWLRQLIKFYVSFMRGVPMIVVLFVLYFGLPYYGFQLPALLCALIGFTMVSAAYMAEVFRGSIEAVDFGQWEAARALGLPYASIVKQVILPQAFRIAVPSLGNVIIDMVKSSSLTAMITVPDIFQNAKIIGSREWDYMSMYILVALIYWGITIVLEKSQAVIEEKLAY
- a CDS encoding transporter substrate-binding domain-containing protein, which gives rise to MKRHYALVGLGLAALTLSACSSNTSSQTSSWDKIEKKGVITVGTPKTYQPTSYMNDKNELVGYEVDMMKEVAKRLHVKVKFVETGFDQAFTSLDSGRVDLSINNFDVTKKRTTKYNMSEPYKYGVGGLIVRADGTSGISKKDLSDWKGKKAAGAEGTESMKIAKKLGAKLVSYDNVSNDVYLNDVANGRTDFIPNDYPAQKLFVDFMKSQNPKMNIKMADVQYNPTEQGIVMSKNDDSLLKEINKTIKAMKKDGSLKKISETYYGGQDLTVPFGRDKKIPVIDTKDVE